Proteins co-encoded in one Paraburkholderia edwinii genomic window:
- a CDS encoding ATP-dependent nuclease, whose protein sequence is MWQLHVVLGYLPDQLRGNMTRVRRLEIRNFRSIQTLDWTPSNGVNCLIGPGDSGKSTILDAIDLCLGARRSAPFGDTDFFGLDVTRTIAITITLGALPDALKNIDTYGEFLRGFDLGTGVLEDEPRAGLETVLTLKLEVESDLEPSWTLYSDRTVHQQLERSLAWKDRSLLAPARIGTYANTNLSWARGSVLNRLTDERANLGSELAGATRAARATFGAQAGPQLAQTLQVVTQTAAGLGVAVGASAQALLDAHSVSIGEGAIALHSETGIPLRSLGTGSGRLLVAGLQRAAAAAATVALVDEVEYGLEPHRLMRLLDSVGAKDATQPLQVFMTTHSPVTLRELAGNQLFVVRQRLGIHTATCAGTDDGIQGTLRKAAEAFLSKSVIVCEGASEVGFARGMDQWWVHCGATSFLAHGGSYVDAGGGSPDQCFTRGEAFLKLGYRVLVFVDADKPVSTVGLVERFVAAGGQLLTWRPGLALEDELFRHSSDAAVHALLNKADEMVGRELMAEHIKSKSNGQVTLDAIEAERLNGGYTPASRALLGLAARNNKNGWFKSVSGFQEVAKDVVGPNIANAEPGFVQITNLLWGWTSAAA, encoded by the coding sequence TTGTGGCAGCTTCACGTCGTGTTGGGATATTTACCCGACCAACTAAGAGGAAACATGACGCGCGTTCGTCGCCTTGAAATTCGCAATTTCCGCTCGATACAGACGCTCGATTGGACACCATCTAACGGCGTGAATTGCCTTATCGGCCCCGGTGACAGCGGCAAGTCGACCATCCTCGATGCCATCGACCTATGCCTCGGAGCGCGGAGGAGCGCACCTTTCGGAGACACAGACTTCTTCGGCCTGGACGTCACTCGGACCATCGCGATTACGATCACGCTCGGCGCACTACCAGACGCGCTGAAGAACATCGACACCTACGGAGAGTTCCTTCGCGGATTCGATCTCGGCACTGGAGTGCTTGAAGACGAGCCGCGCGCAGGTCTAGAAACGGTTCTGACGCTGAAGCTTGAGGTCGAAAGCGACCTTGAGCCGAGCTGGACACTCTATTCCGATCGAACCGTCCACCAGCAACTGGAACGGTCTCTGGCCTGGAAGGACCGCAGCCTCTTAGCACCAGCTCGAATCGGCACCTACGCAAACACGAACCTTTCCTGGGCTAGGGGTTCAGTGTTGAATCGGCTCACGGACGAGCGCGCGAACCTTGGCTCGGAACTCGCTGGCGCGACACGAGCCGCTCGCGCAACCTTCGGCGCGCAAGCTGGCCCGCAACTCGCCCAGACCTTGCAAGTAGTCACCCAAACAGCTGCTGGCCTAGGCGTGGCCGTCGGTGCGAGCGCACAGGCGCTACTTGATGCTCACTCGGTGTCGATTGGCGAGGGTGCTATCGCGCTCCACAGCGAGACCGGCATCCCTCTGCGGTCGCTGGGCACCGGGTCGGGGCGGCTCCTTGTCGCGGGGTTGCAAAGGGCCGCAGCCGCAGCCGCCACGGTCGCCCTGGTAGATGAAGTCGAGTACGGACTTGAGCCGCACCGGCTCATGCGCCTGCTCGACTCAGTCGGAGCGAAGGACGCGACCCAGCCACTGCAGGTCTTTATGACAACCCATTCACCAGTGACGCTCAGGGAGCTCGCCGGCAACCAGCTTTTCGTCGTGCGCCAGCGCTTGGGTATCCACACGGCCACATGTGCCGGTACGGACGACGGCATCCAGGGCACGTTGCGCAAGGCGGCCGAGGCCTTCTTGTCCAAGTCCGTCATCGTCTGCGAAGGCGCCAGCGAGGTCGGATTCGCTCGCGGGATGGACCAGTGGTGGGTCCACTGCGGCGCAACCTCATTCCTGGCCCACGGAGGGTCATACGTGGACGCAGGCGGAGGAAGCCCCGACCAATGCTTCACACGAGGGGAGGCCTTCCTCAAGTTGGGATATCGCGTCCTCGTCTTCGTCGACGCAGACAAGCCTGTTTCAACCGTCGGACTCGTCGAGAGATTCGTTGCGGCTGGTGGCCAGCTCCTCACGTGGCGACCTGGCTTGGCACTCGAGGATGAGCTATTTCGCCATTCAAGCGATGCCGCAGTGCACGCCCTGCTGAATAAGGCGGATGAGATGGTCGGCCGCGAGCTCATGGCCGAGCACATCAAGTCGAAGTCGAACGGGCAAGTTACCTTGGATGCTATAGAGGCCGAACGACTGAATGGCGGCTACACACCTGCGAGCCGAGCATTGCTCGGACTTGCCGCTCGCAACAACAAGAACGGCTGGTTCAAGTCAGTGAGCGGTTTCCAGGAAGTCGCCAAGGACGTCGTCGGCCCTAACATAGCGAATGCAGAGCCGGGCTTCGTCCAAATTACGAACCTGCTTTGGGGGTGGACGAGTGCCGCCGCCTGA
- a CDS encoding UvrD-helicase domain-containing protein → MQSRASSKLRTCFGGGRVPPPELDIFQARLGSVTAPAGCGKTQLIADALSQHTDSKPVLVLTHTNAGVAALRARLQRGGVPNSAYRVLTIDGFAMRLAGKFPLRTGLDARVLELANPNADYPAIRGAVQGILQAGHINDPITSTYSRLLVDEYQDCNTAQHAIVCSIAQTLPTCILGDPMQAIFGFRDPLVHWEREAQAAFPPIGALQTPWRWQLVGMDALGAWLLQARASLQVGQPVDLRGAPEAVQWVQLTRGAELQQRLVAARTEAPNRDGRVLVIGDSINVNGRHQLTMQTPGATSVEAVDLRDLVNFARQFDLASPNALRQIAEFATSLMTGVGAANLLTRVETIRGGRARTPATPAEVAAVTFMAAPSHATSIDLLQSLADQRGARVYRPEVLHCCISALRAAGGEGGFIGAAIQARERNRHRGRPLGRRAVGSTLLLKGLEADVAVILEPERMTAQHLYVALTRGARRVVVCSSTPLLTPAAGR, encoded by the coding sequence ATGCAGAGCCGGGCTTCGTCCAAATTACGAACCTGCTTTGGGGGTGGACGAGTGCCGCCGCCTGAACTCGATATCTTTCAGGCGCGCCTAGGCTCAGTTACCGCTCCAGCCGGATGCGGCAAGACCCAGCTCATCGCCGACGCGCTGAGTCAGCACACCGACAGCAAGCCGGTCTTGGTGTTGACGCACACTAATGCAGGAGTCGCTGCGCTACGCGCTAGGCTCCAGCGTGGCGGCGTCCCGAACTCAGCGTACAGGGTGTTGACCATCGATGGTTTCGCGATGAGGCTTGCGGGCAAGTTTCCGCTCCGCACGGGCCTAGACGCTCGCGTTCTCGAACTGGCCAACCCGAACGCCGACTACCCTGCCATCCGAGGTGCCGTGCAAGGGATCCTGCAGGCCGGTCACATCAATGACCCAATAACCTCGACATATTCGCGCTTGCTGGTCGACGAGTATCAGGACTGCAACACCGCGCAGCACGCGATCGTCTGTTCCATCGCGCAGACGCTCCCCACATGTATTCTTGGTGACCCGATGCAGGCGATATTCGGCTTCCGCGATCCACTGGTCCACTGGGAGCGTGAGGCTCAGGCTGCGTTCCCGCCAATTGGCGCATTGCAGACTCCTTGGCGATGGCAACTCGTAGGCATGGACGCGCTGGGTGCTTGGCTACTTCAAGCCCGGGCATCATTGCAGGTTGGCCAACCTGTGGATTTGCGTGGAGCGCCAGAGGCAGTTCAGTGGGTTCAGCTAACCCGCGGTGCGGAACTGCAGCAGCGACTGGTGGCCGCGCGGACAGAAGCACCAAACCGAGACGGCCGCGTTCTCGTCATAGGCGACTCCATCAATGTCAATGGTCGCCATCAACTCACCATGCAGACGCCGGGCGCCACTTCCGTCGAGGCTGTCGACCTAAGAGACCTAGTGAACTTCGCCCGCCAGTTCGATTTGGCAAGTCCCAACGCGCTGCGACAAATTGCCGAGTTCGCAACATCACTGATGACCGGGGTGGGTGCTGCAAACTTGCTCACGCGAGTCGAAACGATACGAGGCGGCCGAGCCCGCACGCCCGCAACGCCAGCAGAAGTCGCAGCAGTAACGTTTATGGCTGCTCCCAGCCACGCGACTTCAATTGACCTGCTCCAGTCCCTCGCGGACCAACGCGGTGCGCGCGTTTACCGACCCGAAGTGCTGCACTGCTGCATCTCAGCGCTTAGAGCCGCCGGCGGCGAAGGTGGGTTCATTGGCGCGGCAATTCAGGCTCGCGAGCGAAACCGTCATCGGGGTCGGCCGCTGGGTCGGCGCGCCGTTGGAAGCACGCTTCTTCTGAAAGGTCTGGAGGCTGACGTCGCGGTCATTCTTGAGCCCGAGCGCATGACTGCACAACACCTCTACGTGGCTCTCACGCGAGGCGCAAGGAGAGTCGTGGTTTGCTCGTCGACGCCTTTGCTAACGCCCGCCGCGGGCCGATAG